One Oncorhynchus masou masou isolate Uvic2021 chromosome 27, UVic_Omas_1.1, whole genome shotgun sequence genomic window carries:
- the LOC135516180 gene encoding phosphofurin acidic cluster sorting protein 1-like — protein sequence MSERGGLPRTGGAPSPHLQPSKPVTITSNRPVHMNLYATWEVDRSSPSCVPRLFNLTLKKLIMLKELDKDLTSVVIAVKLQGSKRILRSNEILLSSAGLTETDLQLTFSLQYPHFLKRDANKLQIMLQRRKRYKNRTILGYKTLALGHINMAEVMQHPSEGAQVLGLHSQLKDASVPVAEVRVYSLSSQPIDHEGPKAKMSDRSPDIDNYSEEEEESYSSEQEGSDDPIHGQYLYDEEDEVRKKKPRRKLTSNASITRQPNIKQKFVALLKRFKVSDEVGFGLEHVSSEQIQEVEEDLDELYDSLEMYNPSDSGPEMEETDSILSTPKPKLRPFFEGMSQSSSQTEITSLNSRGGSLGRDACFSPQGEQRPVEMKHSRSRNLEVETLSETDTLELTDQEMFPEGPCITVSGAEKPRTPLKSSKSGGGQTMPSPRLDGRGPTPKQKRQSSTPMKERQLSKPISEGGRTNSSDSERSPELGHSSQVLRKAVYDQLNQILLSDAALPESLILVNGTDWQGQYVGEQLQVQRHPVVCTCSGAEIQAVLSAVLTRIQKFCNCNSSMPRPVKVAVVGSQSYLGAVLQFFVTQLASKTSDWLNHLRFLVVPLGSHPVAKHLGAIDNRYSSAFLDGAWRDMFSRSEPPQTDLLDVAGRISQYVSGATVTHQLPIAEAMLTCKHRTHDEDSYQKFIPFIGLVKVGLIEPDTSSTGDTEEGVAGSLAVPSTSPPSHGSPTGLIKEAATPPSSPSMSSVLAVQGSPSMSQGVDAIGLQVDYWLASLAEKRREGERRDTGCKNTLKSAFRSLQVSRLPGGGSSETQAQVSTMAMTVVTKEKNKKVPTIFLGKKPKEKDVDSKSQVIEGISRLICSAKQHQTILKVSIDGVEWNDVKFFQLAAQWPTHVKYLPVGLFGYNKPPS from the exons GCTGTTTAACCTGACCCTGAAAAAGCTGATCATGTTGAAGGAGCTGGACAAAGACCTGACGTCTGTGGTCATCGCTGTCAAACTACAG ggtTCTAAGCGCATCCTGAGGTCCAATGAGATCTTGTTGTCTTCAGCgggactgacagagacagaccttCAGCTCACCTTCTCTCTACAg TACCCCCACTTCCTGAAGAGAGACGCCAACAAGCTTCAGATCATGCTGCAGCGTCGCAAACGCTATAAGAACCGAACCATCCTGGGCTACAAGACACTGGCGCTGGGTCACATCAACATGGCTGAG GTGATGCAGCATCCCAGTGAGGGGGCCCAGGTGTTGGGGCTCCACAGCCAGTTGAAGGATGCCTCAGTGCCCGTGGCGGAGGTCAGGGTCTACTCCCTCTCCAGCCAGCCCATTGACCACGAGGGACCCAAGGCCAAGATGTCTG atCGTTCTCCAGACATTGATAACTATtctgaggaagaagaggagagctACTCATCAGAACAGGAGGGCAGTGACGACCCGATCCACGGCCAG tatcTGTATGATGAAGAGGATGAGGTGAGGAAGAAGAAGCCCCGACGGAAGCTCACCTCCAACGCTTCCATCACTAGA CAACCAAACATCAAGCAGAAGTTTGTGGCTCTGCTGAAAAGGTTCAAGGTTTCTGATGAG GTGGGTTTTGGCCTGGAGCATGTCTCTAGTGAACAGATCCAGGAAGTGGAGGAGGATTTAGATGAGCTCTATGACAGTCTGGAGATGTACAACCCCTCTGACAGTGGCCCTGAGATGGAAGAGACGGACAGCATCCTCAGCACACCCAAACCTAAACTCAG GCCGTTCTTTGAGGGAATGTCCCAGTCCAGCTCTCAGACGGAAATCACCAGCCTGAACAGCAGAGGAGGGAGCCTGGGACGAGACGCCTGCTTCAGCCCT CAGGGGGAGCAGCGGCCTGTGGAGATGAAACACTCTCGCAGTCGAAACCTGGAGGTGGAGACCCTCTCTGAGACGGACACGCTG GAGTTGACGGATCAGGAGATGTTTCCGGAGGGCCCCTGTATTACGGTGTCAGGGGCTGAGAAACCCCGTACGCCCCTGAAGAGCAGCAAGAGTGGAGGAGGACAGACCATGCCCTCCCCCAG gCTGGATGGCAGGGGCCCCACCCCCAAACAGAAGAGACAGAGCAGTACTCCTATGAAAGAGAGACAGCTGTCTAAACCAATCAGTGAAGGGGGGAGGACCAACAGCTCCGACAGTGAGAGATCCCCCGAACTGGGACACAGCTCACAG gttctgAGGAAGGCGGTGTATGATCAGCTGAACCAGATCCTTCTGTCTGACGCGGCTCTGCCTGAGAGTCTCATCCTGGTCAATGGCACCGACTGGCAGGGCCAG tacgtGGGAGAGCAGCTGCAGGTACAGAGGCACCCGGTGGTGTGTACGTGTTCAGGAGCTGAGATCCAGGCGGTGCTGTCTGCTGTCCTCACACGCATTCAGAAGTT TTGTAACTGCAACTCGTCCATGCCCAGGCCGGTCAAGGTGGCAGTGGTGGGCAGTCAGAGCTACCTTGGTGCCGTCCTGCAGTTCTTTGTCACACAGTTGGCAAGCAAGACCTCTGATTGGCTCAACCACCTGAGGTTCCTGGTGGTGCCCCTGG GCTCTCATCCTGTTGCTAAGCACCTGGGTGCCATAGACAACCGTTACAGCTCTGCGTTCTTAGACGGGGCGTGGAGAGACATGTTCAGCCGCTCTGAACCCccacagacag ACCTGTTGGACGTGGCCGGTAGGATCTCCCAGTACGTCAGTGGAGCCACCGTCACACACCAGCTGCCCATCGCTGAGGCCATGCTTACCTGCAAACACAGGAC GCACGATGAAGATTCCTACCAGAAGTTCATTCCTTTTATTGGG TTGGTCAAGGTTGGTCTGATTGAGCCAGACACTTCCTCTACAG GAGACACAGAAGAGGGCGTGGCAGGGAGCTTGGCTGTTCCCTCTACGTCCCCTCCCTCCCACGGCTCTCCCACCGGGCTGATCAAAGAGGCtgccactcccccctcctctccgtcTATGAGCAGTGTTCTCGCAGTACAGGG GAGCCCCAGTATGTCCCAAGGTGTGGACGCCATTGGGTTGCAGGTGGACTACTGGCTGGCGTCGCTGGCGGAGAAACGCCGAGAGGGCGAACGGCGTGACACAGGCTGTAAGAACACCCTGAAGAGTGCCTTCAGATCCCTGCAGGTCAGCAGGCTACCAGGAGGGGGAAGCAGTGAGACACAGGCCCAGGTCAGCACCATGGCCATGACTGTGGTCACCAAGGAGAAGAACAAGAAGG tTCCCACCATATTCCTGGGTAAGAAGCCGAAGGAGAAGGATGTTGACTCTAAGAGCCAGGTCATTGAGGGTATCAGCAGACTCATCTGTTCTGCCAAGCAGCATCAAACCATCCTGAAAG tgtccaTAGACGGAGTGGAGTGGAATGACGTCAAGTTCTTCCAGCTGGCTGCCCAGTGGCCCACCCATGTCAAGTATCTCCCTGTTGGACTGTTTGGTTACAACAAACCCCCCTCCTAG